From a single Phragmites australis chromosome 7, lpPhrAust1.1, whole genome shotgun sequence genomic region:
- the LOC133924063 gene encoding eukaryotic translation initiation factor 3 subunit H-like isoform X2 has product MANPAAPGGMRSFLQAVSTVTEEAPTPLRVVQMEGLAVLKIIKHCEEFAPALVTGQLLGLDVGSVLEVTNCFPFPIREDDEEADTDGANYQLEMMRCLREVNVDNNTIGWYQSCLLGSFQTVELIETFMNYQENIRRCVCIVYDPSRSSQGVLALKALKLTDSFMDLYRNNGLTGEKLREKKLSWVDIFEEIPIKVSNSALVSAFMKELEPESPVSQCDFDRLKLSTAPFMERNLEFLIGCMDDLSSEQSKFQYHYRNVSRQQSQQQAWLQKRRQENMARKAAGEEPLPEEDPSNPIFKPIPEPSRLEGYLVTNQISSYCNHINGVAGQNFNRLYLMKALHED; this is encoded by the exons ATGGCGAATC CAGCGGCACCGGGAGGAATGAGGTCGTTCCTGCAGGCCGTGTCGACGGTCACCGAGGAGGCGCCGACGCCGCTCCGCGTCGTGCAGATGGAAGGCCTG GCTGTCCTGAAGATCATTAAGCACTGTGAGGAGTTTGCGCCCGCTCTAGTTACGGGTCAACTCCTTGGTTTGGATGTTGGCAGTGTTCTGGAAGTGACCAACTGTTTTCCTTTCCCT ATcagagaagatgatgaggaagcaGACACAGATGGTGCAAATTACCAGCTTGAGATGATGAGGTGCTTGAGGGAAGTTAATGTTGACAATAACACTATTGGATG GTATCAATCTTGCTTGCTTGGATCTTTTCAAACTGTGGAACTGATTGAAACATTTATGAACTATCAG GAAAATATCAGGAGATGCGTGTGCATCGTTTATGACCCATCTAGGTCAAGTCAAGGAGTGCTAGCTCTCAAAGCCCTGAAACTCACAGATTCATTTATGGATCTTTACCGCAACAATGGTTTAACTGGAGAGAA GTTAAGAGAAAAGAAATTGTCATGGGTTGATATTTTTGAAGAGATACCG ATTAAAGTTTCCAACTCAGCGCTTGTCAGTGCCTTCATGAAGGAGCTGGAACCTGAGTCACCTGTTTCACAG TGTGACTTTGACAGACTTAAATTGTCAACTGCTCCTTTTATGGAAAGGAACTTGGAGTTTCTGATTGGGTGCATGGATGATCTTTCATCAGAGCAGAGCAAg TTCCAATATCATTACCGCAACGTCTCAAGACAACAGTCACAGCAGCAGGCATGGCTTCAAAAGAGAAG GCAAGAGAACATGGCGAGAAAAGCTGCTGGCGAGGAGCCATTACCAGAAGAAGATCCGTCCAATCCTATCTTTAAGCCAATTCCTGAGCCATCACGATTGGAGGGCTATCTTGTAACCAATCAGATCTCCAGTTACTGCAACCATATTAACGG GGTTGCTGGCCAGAATTTCAACAGGCTGTACTTAATGAAGGCGTTGCATGAGGATTAG
- the LOC133924063 gene encoding eukaryotic translation initiation factor 3 subunit H-like isoform X1 translates to MANPAAPGGMRSFLQAVSTVTEEAPTPLRVVQMEGLAVLKIIKHCEEFAPALVTGQLLGLDVGSVLEVTNCFPFPIREDDEEADTDGANYQLEMMRCLREVNVDNNTIGWYQSCLLGSFQTVELIETFMNYQENIRRCVCIVYDPSRSSQGVLALKALKLTDSFMDLYRNNGLTGEKLREKKLSWVDIFEEIPIKVSNSALVSAFMKELEPESPVSQCDFDRLKLSTAPFMERNLEFLIGCMDDLSSEQSKFQYHYRNVSRQQSQQQAWLQKRRQENMARKAAGEEPLPEEDPSNPIFKPIPEPSRLEGYLVTNQISSYCNHINGYRFCNMFMANFSEFQRSCMILF, encoded by the exons ATGGCGAATC CAGCGGCACCGGGAGGAATGAGGTCGTTCCTGCAGGCCGTGTCGACGGTCACCGAGGAGGCGCCGACGCCGCTCCGCGTCGTGCAGATGGAAGGCCTG GCTGTCCTGAAGATCATTAAGCACTGTGAGGAGTTTGCGCCCGCTCTAGTTACGGGTCAACTCCTTGGTTTGGATGTTGGCAGTGTTCTGGAAGTGACCAACTGTTTTCCTTTCCCT ATcagagaagatgatgaggaagcaGACACAGATGGTGCAAATTACCAGCTTGAGATGATGAGGTGCTTGAGGGAAGTTAATGTTGACAATAACACTATTGGATG GTATCAATCTTGCTTGCTTGGATCTTTTCAAACTGTGGAACTGATTGAAACATTTATGAACTATCAG GAAAATATCAGGAGATGCGTGTGCATCGTTTATGACCCATCTAGGTCAAGTCAAGGAGTGCTAGCTCTCAAAGCCCTGAAACTCACAGATTCATTTATGGATCTTTACCGCAACAATGGTTTAACTGGAGAGAA GTTAAGAGAAAAGAAATTGTCATGGGTTGATATTTTTGAAGAGATACCG ATTAAAGTTTCCAACTCAGCGCTTGTCAGTGCCTTCATGAAGGAGCTGGAACCTGAGTCACCTGTTTCACAG TGTGACTTTGACAGACTTAAATTGTCAACTGCTCCTTTTATGGAAAGGAACTTGGAGTTTCTGATTGGGTGCATGGATGATCTTTCATCAGAGCAGAGCAAg TTCCAATATCATTACCGCAACGTCTCAAGACAACAGTCACAGCAGCAGGCATGGCTTCAAAAGAGAAG GCAAGAGAACATGGCGAGAAAAGCTGCTGGCGAGGAGCCATTACCAGAAGAAGATCCGTCCAATCCTATCTTTAAGCCAATTCCTGAGCCATCACGATTGGAGGGCTATCTTGTAACCAATCAGATCTCCAGTTACTGCAACCATATTAACGGGTATAGATTCTGCAATATGTTTATGGCTAACTTTAGTGAGTTCCAAAG GTCTTGCATGATTCTATTTTAG